One segment of Desulfuromonas sp. DNA contains the following:
- the thiL gene encoding thiamine-phosphate kinase yields MKLSDLGEFCFIERLRDSVPAGSGVRCGIGDDCAALELPPGELLLTTTDMLIEEVHFRRQWTDLRLLGRKSVAVNVSDVAAMGGTPRHLFLGLGIPREMEVEELDAFMAGFLESAARYGACLAGGDTCRSPGPLLISVTAEGSVPEGELVGREGARPGDAVYVSGTLGDSALALRLLQDECSPDPHLARRHHDPEARVGLGRALARAGLPTAMIDLSDGLLADLGHILEASKVGARVDEAALPLSEPFRRASERDPALLELALAGGEDYELLFTVPPDREAGISGLAREAGLPLTRVGSVGLANDGLTVQDRQGAVRRPTRGGFNHFGRK; encoded by the coding sequence ATGAAGCTCTCCGACCTGGGAGAGTTCTGCTTTATCGAGCGGCTGCGGGATTCGGTCCCGGCCGGCAGCGGGGTGCGCTGCGGCATCGGTGACGACTGCGCGGCCCTCGAGCTTCCGCCGGGGGAGTTGCTCCTGACGACCACCGACATGCTTATCGAGGAGGTTCACTTCCGCCGTCAGTGGACCGACCTGCGGTTGCTCGGGCGCAAGAGCGTGGCGGTGAACGTGAGCGACGTCGCCGCCATGGGCGGCACCCCGCGGCATCTCTTTCTCGGCCTGGGGATTCCCCGGGAGATGGAGGTGGAGGAGCTGGACGCCTTCATGGCGGGATTTCTGGAGAGTGCCGCCCGGTACGGCGCCTGCCTCGCGGGAGGCGACACCTGCCGGTCGCCGGGGCCGCTGTTGATCTCCGTCACTGCGGAGGGATCGGTTCCCGAAGGGGAGCTGGTCGGCCGGGAGGGCGCCCGGCCCGGGGATGCCGTCTACGTTTCGGGAACCCTGGGGGACAGCGCCCTGGCCCTGCGCCTGCTGCAGGACGAGTGCTCCCCCGATCCCCACCTGGCCCGACGCCACCACGATCCCGAGGCGCGGGTCGGTCTGGGCCGGGCCCTGGCGCGGGCCGGCCTGCCCACGGCGATGATCGACCTGTCCGACGGGCTGCTCGCCGATCTGGGGCACATCCTGGAGGCCTCCAAGGTCGGGGCCCGGGTGGACGAGGCGGCCCTGCCCCTCTCCGAGCCCTTCCGCCGCGCCAGCGAAAGGGATCCGGCCCTTCTGGAGCTGGCCCTGGCCGGCGGGGAGGACTACGAACTGTTGTTCACCGTTCCCCCGGACCGGGAGGCGGGGATCTCAGGACTGGCCCGGGAGGCGGGCCTGCCCCTGACCCGGGTGGGGAGCGTGGGGCTGGCTAATGACGGGCTGACCGTCCAGGATCGCCAGGGAGCGGTTCGGCGGCCGACGCGCGGCGGCTTCAACCACTTTGGCCGGAAGTAG
- a CDS encoding protein-glutamate O-methyltransferase CheR, translated as MTAVAQEQHGDVRPVPFVGSCFPEEQFAALRDLLVARRGFDLSQYKDRGVKRRVAKRVRARGFHQAGPYLELLVKDEAELDALLGALTVHVSHFFRNPSTFAALETRVLPELFDRSRRLGQAALRLWSVGCSSGEEPYSLALLLEGLSRPEADVSILATDVSAAILERAREGVFDSGRLGEVPPALKERYFVPRGSSYRLAEEIRAKVAFRSHDLLSSEAYPGAELVLCRNVLIYFSREAQERILCRLGDALPSGGYLVLGKAETLLGEARQRFLVESPAERIYRRC; from the coding sequence ATGACTGCAGTGGCGCAGGAACAGCACGGCGATGTGAGACCGGTCCCATTCGTGGGCAGCTGCTTCCCCGAGGAGCAGTTCGCCGCGCTGCGCGACCTGCTCGTGGCCCGCAGGGGGTTTGACCTGTCCCAGTACAAGGACCGGGGCGTCAAGCGCCGGGTCGCAAAGCGGGTGCGGGCCCGGGGGTTTCACCAGGCCGGCCCCTACCTGGAACTGCTGGTAAAGGACGAAGCGGAGCTGGATGCCCTGCTGGGGGCGCTGACCGTGCACGTCTCCCACTTTTTCCGGAACCCTTCGACCTTCGCCGCGCTTGAGACGAGGGTTCTGCCCGAGCTTTTCGACCGGTCCCGGCGACTGGGGCAGGCCGCCTTGCGCCTCTGGAGTGTCGGTTGTTCCAGCGGGGAGGAGCCCTATTCCCTGGCCCTGCTGCTCGAGGGACTGTCCCGCCCGGAGGCCGATGTCTCCATTCTGGCCACGGATGTCAGCGCGGCGATCTTGGAGCGGGCCCGGGAGGGGGTATTCGATTCAGGGCGGCTGGGCGAGGTGCCGCCGGCGCTCAAAGAGCGCTATTTCGTTCCCCGCGGCAGCAGCTACCGGCTGGCAGAGGAGATCCGCGCCAAGGTGGCGTTCCGGTCTCACGACCTGTTGAGTTCGGAAGCCTACCCCGGGGCCGAGCTCGTGTTGTGCCGCAACGTGCTCATCTACTTCTCCCGGGAGGCGCAGGAGAGGATATTGTGCCGTCTTGGCGATGCCCTGCCCAGCGGCGGCTACCTGGTCCTCGGCAAGGCCGAGACTCTGCTGGGGGAGGCCCGTCAGAGGTTTCTCGTCGAGAGTCCTGCGGAGAGGATCTACCGGCGCTGCTGA
- a CDS encoding HAMP domain-containing methyl-accepting chemotaxis protein, with product MRVEISYKFIMGFIIVVGSIVLVNVLVPYLGIPADWQQLFTVACAILVGLVLGWVFSKAFTANIRILTEAAERLSHGDLTRNVRLRESLLVDETADLAGSLNRVVDSLRELVGYIRSSSVKVAESSQGLSATSQQMSASTQDVTKTVEQISEGAETQAEMVEKSSQFIKEMAVSIDLIAASAHKLAASASDTARVAQHGGEMAGATMKKMNQVLDGVERNGKQMASFGGQVQKIGKIVDVITGIAQKTNLLAMNATIEAARAGEYGRGFAVVAEEISKLADSAGESAGEITDLVESIREESQQVQVSIQESIQEIGSGREAVDTTGSAFEEIIQNANLTRTKATSIAELSDTQTEGARNMVAAIEEISRVVTDNAAATQQVSAATEQQSASMEEMAQSAGDLSALAEDLLNVVSKFQLGGEKSEA from the coding sequence ATGCGTGTGGAAATCAGTTACAAATTCATTATGGGCTTCATCATCGTGGTGGGCTCGATCGTGCTGGTCAATGTCCTGGTCCCCTATCTGGGGATTCCTGCCGACTGGCAGCAGCTCTTCACGGTGGCCTGCGCGATTCTCGTGGGCCTGGTACTCGGCTGGGTCTTCTCCAAGGCCTTTACCGCCAATATCAGGATCCTCACCGAGGCCGCCGAGCGGCTCAGCCACGGCGACCTGACCCGCAACGTCCGTCTGCGCGAGAGCCTGCTCGTGGACGAGACGGCCGATCTGGCCGGCTCCCTGAACCGGGTGGTGGACAGCCTGCGGGAGCTGGTCGGCTACATCCGCTCCTCTTCGGTGAAGGTCGCCGAGTCGTCCCAGGGGCTTTCCGCCACCTCCCAGCAGATGAGCGCTTCCACCCAGGATGTGACCAAGACCGTCGAGCAGATCAGCGAGGGGGCGGAGACCCAGGCCGAGATGGTGGAGAAGTCCTCCCAGTTCATCAAGGAGATGGCCGTCTCGATCGATCTCATCGCCGCCTCGGCCCACAAGCTCGCCGCTTCTGCGAGCGATACCGCCCGGGTCGCCCAGCACGGCGGGGAGATGGCCGGGGCCACCATGAAGAAAATGAACCAGGTCCTCGACGGGGTGGAGAGGAACGGAAAGCAGATGGCTTCTTTCGGGGGTCAGGTACAAAAAATCGGCAAGATTGTCGACGTCATCACCGGCATTGCCCAGAAGACGAACCTCCTGGCCATGAACGCCACCATCGAGGCGGCCCGGGCCGGCGAGTACGGACGCGGCTTCGCCGTGGTGGCCGAGGAGATCAGCAAGCTCGCAGACTCGGCCGGTGAGTCGGCCGGGGAGATCACAGATCTGGTGGAGTCGATTCGCGAGGAGAGCCAGCAGGTCCAGGTCTCGATTCAGGAGAGCATTCAGGAGATCGGTTCCGGACGGGAGGCCGTCGACACCACCGGGAGCGCATTCGAAGAGATTATTCAGAACGCCAATCTCACCCGGACCAAGGCCACCAGCATAGCCGAGCTTTCGGACACGCAGACCGAGGGGGCCCGGAATATGGTGGCCGCCATCGAGGAGATCTCGCGGGTGGTCACGGACAACGCCGCCGCCACCCAGCAGGTCTCCGCGGCCACCGAGCAGCAGTCGGCCTCCATGGAGGAGATGGCCCAGTCGGCCGGGGACCTCTCGGCTTTGGCGGAGGACCTGCTGAACGTGGTCAGCAAATTCCAACTCGGTGGCGAGAAGAGCGAGGCATGA
- a CDS encoding chemotaxis protein CheW — protein sequence MNQVLVFRQGGALYGLEVTDIQELVEAPPLYYIPRAAGHYSGAINFHGNVVPVLDLGVWLARPGQGRDHRVIVLSLQLGALALAVEAVQRIVPLDAEALQPASEERSEGMFIRAVFVREEQPINLLDPAKLIAGLEQA from the coding sequence ATGAACCAGGTTCTGGTCTTTCGCCAGGGGGGTGCCCTCTACGGCCTGGAGGTCACCGACATCCAGGAACTCGTCGAGGCCCCTCCCCTATACTACATCCCCCGGGCCGCAGGCCACTACTCCGGGGCGATCAATTTCCACGGCAACGTCGTGCCGGTTCTCGACCTGGGGGTCTGGCTGGCCCGGCCGGGGCAGGGCAGGGACCACAGGGTCATTGTCCTCTCTCTCCAGCTGGGCGCTCTGGCCCTCGCCGTGGAGGCGGTGCAGAGGATCGTGCCCCTCGATGCCGAGGCTCTTCAGCCGGCCTCCGAGGAACGGTCGGAGGGAATGTTTATCCGTGCGGTATTCGTTCGGGAAGAGCAGCCCATCAACCTGCTCGACCCGGCCAAGCTGATTGCTGGCCTGGAACAGGCTTGA
- a CDS encoding response regulator, translating into MGIRILIVDDALFMRNMLKDIFVRAGYEVVGEASNGVEAVERYRELRPALVTMDIVMPIKSGIEALQEITKENPEACVVMCSALGQESLVVEAVQAGAKEFIVKPFQEKRVLDVVERVVAQN; encoded by the coding sequence ATGGGGATTCGGATTTTGATTGTTGACGATGCCCTTTTCATGCGCAACATGCTGAAGGACATTTTCGTTCGCGCCGGCTATGAGGTGGTCGGCGAGGCTTCCAACGGCGTGGAAGCGGTGGAGAGGTACCGGGAACTCCGGCCCGCCCTTGTCACCATGGACATCGTCATGCCCATCAAGAGCGGTATCGAGGCTCTTCAGGAGATCACCAAGGAGAACCCCGAGGCTTGCGTGGTCATGTGCAGTGCCCTCGGCCAGGAGTCCCTGGTGGTCGAGGCGGTGCAGGCCGGGGCCAAGGAATTCATCGTCAAGCCCTTTCAGGAAAAGCGGGTGCTCGACGTGGTGGAGCGTGTCGTCGCGCAAAATTAG
- a CDS encoding chemotaxis protein CheA, which translates to MDMSKYREMYLAEAKEHLQNMGDLLLTLEKDPGDREGIDALFREAHSIKGMAASMGFEKSAAVAHSMEDLMDGFRKSGVVPAEAIDRLLEGSDLLEGLLEDVQADREERSVEAYLSAEAPVEAAAPAPPPRASATRAAASPESTRGAGLDVRVELAADALAPAARSLLILRELEGLGRVVACRPSAEQLSAGKSSRTLVARLAAGVEGVRVEKALASMPDVARVAVATLAPKAPPAPQRRKEDLSPSVRVRTALLDRFVNLTGELITSRYTLQAAAAHESWPEVREGVAQLARLVSNLHHHVLRVRMMPLESITGRLPRLVRDLGRKTGKKVRLRIEGEAVELDRAILEALADPLVHMVRNAVDHGIERSGDVLVRARREKDMALLEVVDNGRGMDPAVIRAKALEKGLVSAAQADALSDRASLRLVCLPGFSTAVEVSQTSGRGVGMDVVKSAVESLGGSFDIASQPGRGTRLRLRFPLSVAIVQVLLVECAGHLLGIPTTKVISTLEAAPGQVKRSGRGMAVSLDEALVPLLSLRKILGLPARPSRGNLPLVLTEIRGRRVALTVDRLAGVREVFVKNLAPPLDRHGGVSGTTILGDGSVVFIIDPRSLLETRPRKVAA; encoded by the coding sequence ATGGACATGTCCAAATACCGCGAGATGTACCTGGCCGAGGCCAAGGAACATCTCCAGAACATGGGAGACCTTCTGCTGACCCTAGAGAAGGACCCGGGGGACCGCGAAGGTATCGACGCCCTGTTTCGCGAGGCCCATTCCATCAAGGGGATGGCGGCCTCTATGGGCTTCGAGAAGAGTGCCGCCGTGGCGCACAGCATGGAAGATCTCATGGACGGCTTCCGCAAGTCGGGCGTCGTTCCTGCCGAGGCGATCGACCGCCTGCTTGAGGGCTCCGACCTGCTGGAAGGCCTGCTCGAGGATGTGCAGGCCGACCGGGAAGAACGCTCCGTGGAGGCCTACCTCTCGGCAGAGGCTCCTGTCGAGGCGGCCGCTCCAGCTCCCCCTCCGCGGGCGAGCGCGACCCGGGCCGCCGCCTCTCCTGAGTCCACTCGCGGGGCCGGCCTGGATGTGCGGGTGGAACTGGCCGCCGACGCCCTGGCCCCCGCTGCCCGCTCCCTGCTGATCCTTCGGGAACTCGAGGGGTTGGGACGGGTCGTAGCCTGTCGCCCCAGCGCCGAGCAGTTGAGCGCCGGGAAGTCCTCCCGGACCCTGGTGGCGCGCTTGGCCGCAGGCGTCGAAGGCGTACGGGTAGAAAAGGCCCTGGCGTCGATGCCTGATGTGGCCCGGGTCGCCGTGGCCACCCTGGCCCCGAAGGCGCCCCCCGCTCCCCAGCGGCGCAAGGAGGACCTGAGTCCCTCGGTCCGGGTGCGTACTGCCCTTCTGGATCGATTCGTCAACCTCACCGGTGAGCTGATCACCAGCCGCTATACTCTGCAGGCGGCCGCCGCTCATGAAAGCTGGCCGGAGGTCCGCGAGGGGGTCGCCCAGCTCGCCCGCCTGGTCAGCAATCTTCATCACCATGTGCTGCGGGTGCGCATGATGCCCCTGGAGAGCATCACCGGGCGGCTGCCCCGCCTGGTTCGGGACCTCGGCCGCAAGACCGGAAAGAAGGTGCGTCTGCGCATCGAAGGGGAAGCTGTCGAGCTGGACCGGGCCATCCTTGAGGCACTGGCCGATCCCCTGGTTCACATGGTGCGCAATGCGGTGGACCACGGCATCGAGCGCAGCGGGGACGTTCTGGTCAGGGCCCGGCGGGAGAAGGACATGGCCCTGCTGGAGGTTGTGGACAACGGGCGGGGCATGGACCCGGCGGTTATCCGCGCCAAGGCGCTGGAAAAGGGTCTGGTCTCTGCGGCCCAGGCCGACGCCCTTTCCGATCGGGCGTCGCTGCGCCTGGTCTGCCTGCCCGGTTTCTCGACTGCTGTCGAGGTCAGCCAGACCTCCGGCCGCGGTGTCGGTATGGACGTGGTCAAGTCTGCCGTGGAGAGCCTCGGAGGCTCCTTCGACATCGCCTCCCAACCGGGGCGCGGCACCCGACTGCGACTCAGGTTTCCCCTGTCGGTGGCCATTGTCCAGGTCCTGCTGGTCGAATGCGCCGGCCACCTTCTCGGCATTCCCACAACCAAGGTGATCAGCACCCTGGAGGCGGCGCCCGGTCAGGTGAAGCGTTCCGGCCGCGGCATGGCCGTTTCCCTGGACGAGGCCCTTGTTCCGCTCCTTTCCCTGCGCAAGATTCTGGGCCTGCCGGCGCGTCCCTCCCGGGGCAACCTTCCCCTCGTCCTGACGGAAATCCGGGGGCGCCGGGTCGCCCTGACAGTCGATCGCCTCGCCGGGGTGCGCGAGGTCTTCGTCAAGAACCTTGCCCCTCCCCTTGACCGGCACGGAGGGGTCTCCGGAACCACCATCCTGGGCGACGGAAGCGTCGTCTTTATTATCGACCCCCGGTCCCTTTTGGAGACCCGGCCTCGCAAGGTCGCCGCCTGA
- a CDS encoding chemotaxis protein CheC codes for MSFNRLTEGQLDALKEISNIGMGHAATALSQLIGSTVYLRVPKITVVDIARVPEQLGGAERVVAGVTLQVLGDARGNILLVFPQKSALQLLSRLIKQEGEELVMNEINASTLKEVGNILASAYLSALGSLLHMTLIPSIPLLAYDMAGAIVDNVLIELSMAGDMALMVETEFSGEGADDLGVKGHFLLLPDPETLHILINAVGGDL; via the coding sequence ATGTCATTCAATCGCCTGACCGAAGGGCAGCTCGACGCCCTCAAGGAGATCAGCAACATCGGGATGGGGCACGCCGCAACGGCTCTCTCCCAGCTCATCGGCTCCACCGTTTATCTGCGGGTGCCGAAGATCACCGTAGTCGACATCGCCCGGGTTCCCGAACAGCTGGGGGGGGCGGAAAGGGTCGTGGCCGGGGTCACCCTGCAGGTCCTCGGCGACGCCCGGGGAAACATCCTGCTGGTCTTTCCCCAGAAGAGCGCCCTCCAGCTCCTCTCGCGCCTCATCAAGCAGGAGGGCGAGGAGTTGGTAATGAACGAGATCAACGCCTCGACCCTCAAGGAGGTGGGGAATATCCTGGCTTCGGCTTACCTCAGCGCCCTCGGCAGCCTGCTCCACATGACCCTCATCCCGTCCATTCCCCTGCTCGCCTACGACATGGCGGGGGCCATCGTGGACAACGTCCTCATCGAGTTGAGCATGGCCGGGGACATGGCCCTCATGGTGGAGACCGAATTCAGCGGCGAGGGTGCCGACGACCTCGGGGTCAAGGGGCACTTCCTTCTCCTTCCCGATCCGGAAACGCTCCACATCCTGATCAATGCCGTGGGAGGCGATCTATGA
- a CDS encoding chemotaxis protein CheD, which translates to MTSKVRVGISEYRVAEGPAVLVTYGLGSCLGIVLYDARVRVGGLAHTLLPRPRPGMEQTRMTKFVDAALRLMLEELLVMGAERERLQARIVGGANMFEPLHGAAKETIGERNVRAARETLRELGIPLLAEDVGGRHGRTVEFDLGSGEVRVRSMRGEHALLPL; encoded by the coding sequence ATGACCTCCAAGGTGCGGGTGGGAATCTCCGAGTACCGGGTGGCCGAAGGCCCCGCTGTGCTGGTGACCTACGGCCTCGGGTCGTGCCTTGGAATCGTCCTCTATGATGCCCGGGTCAGGGTGGGCGGGCTGGCCCACACCCTGCTGCCCCGGCCGCGCCCGGGGATGGAGCAGACCCGAATGACCAAGTTCGTCGATGCCGCCCTGCGGCTCATGCTCGAGGAGCTTCTGGTCATGGGGGCCGAGCGGGAACGCCTGCAGGCCAGGATCGTCGGCGGGGCCAACATGTTCGAGCCCCTGCACGGCGCGGCCAAGGAGACCATCGGCGAGCGCAACGTGCGCGCCGCCAGGGAAACCCTCCGGGAGCTGGGCATTCCCCTGCTCGCCGAGGACGTCGGCGGTCGCCACGGACGGACCGTGGAGTTCGACCTGGGCAGCGGAGAAGTCCGGGTGCGCTCGATGAGGGGGGAACATGCATTGCTTCCCCTCTAG
- a CDS encoding outer membrane lipoprotein carrier protein LolA, which produces MRASALVLILIVSALALPGRSGAAAEPRLEAVVSALESPFREGAAAQSAIADFEADFFQKAYLVSLDRLQEGRGRVAVKFDRTGTDGLPRTLFRWEYEQPAVQQIVSDGRTMWVYLPENRQVLRSEIDLAAPTRPDDPLIFLTGLGNLERDFHIAWAVPDRDAAGNFVLELKPRASSTFIQSLMFVVDRGAVASPKNADFPILSATLFDPGGNRTTIEFARGRTNQGLPDSRFRFEVPEGVEIFNPADLMQ; this is translated from the coding sequence ATGCGCGCATCGGCGCTTGTTCTGATTCTGATTGTTTCGGCCCTGGCGCTGCCCGGCCGGTCCGGTGCGGCAGCTGAACCTCGTCTCGAGGCCGTGGTCAGCGCCCTGGAGAGCCCCTTTCGGGAAGGGGCTGCCGCGCAGAGTGCGATTGCCGACTTCGAGGCCGATTTCTTCCAGAAGGCTTACCTCGTCTCCCTCGACCGCCTTCAGGAAGGCCGGGGGCGGGTCGCGGTCAAATTCGACCGCACCGGCACGGACGGTCTGCCGAGGACCCTTTTTCGCTGGGAGTACGAGCAGCCGGCGGTCCAGCAGATCGTCTCGGACGGGCGCACCATGTGGGTTTATCTCCCCGAAAACCGGCAGGTGCTTCGCTCTGAGATCGACCTGGCGGCCCCGACCCGGCCCGACGATCCCCTCATTTTCCTGACCGGACTGGGCAACCTGGAGCGGGATTTTCACATCGCCTGGGCCGTTCCCGACCGGGATGCGGCCGGCAATTTCGTTCTCGAGCTCAAACCCCGTGCTTCCTCGACCTTTATCCAGAGCCTGATGTTCGTGGTGGATCGGGGGGCCGTCGCTTCCCCGAAAAATGCGGATTTCCCCATTCTCTCGGCGACCCTTTTCGATCCGGGCGGCAATCGCACCACCATCGAGTTCGCCCGGGGGCGGACCAACCAGGGGCTGCCCGACAGCCGGTTCCGCTTCGAGGTCCCCGAGGGGGTGGAGATCTTCAATCCGGCCGACCTCATGCAGTAA
- a CDS encoding YajQ family cyclic di-GMP-binding protein yields MPSFDIVSKADMQEVDNAVNQTSKEIAQRYDFKGTHNEIALEEDSILLLGADDYKLDAMIDVLKGKLVRRSVSPKCLDFGKKEPASGGAVRQRVAIVQGVSKEKGKEIVKIVKETKIKVQAQIMEDQVRVTGKKIDDLQEVMGLLKKKDLGIELQFVNMRS; encoded by the coding sequence ATGCCCAGTTTCGACATCGTTTCGAAGGCCGATATGCAAGAGGTGGACAACGCGGTCAACCAGACCAGCAAGGAAATTGCCCAGCGCTATGATTTCAAGGGGACGCACAACGAGATCGCCCTTGAGGAAGACTCCATCCTGCTCTTGGGGGCCGATGATTACAAACTCGACGCCATGATCGACGTGCTGAAGGGGAAGCTGGTCCGGCGCAGCGTCTCGCCCAAGTGCCTCGATTTCGGCAAAAAGGAGCCGGCCTCCGGCGGCGCGGTACGCCAGCGGGTCGCCATCGTTCAGGGGGTCTCCAAAGAGAAGGGCAAGGAGATCGTCAAGATCGTCAAGGAGACCAAGATCAAGGTGCAGGCCCAGATTATGGAGGACCAGGTGCGGGTGACCGGGAAAAAGATCGATGACCTTCAGGAAGTCATGGGACTCCTCAAGAAAAAGGACCTGGGCATCGAGTTGCAGTTTGTCAACATGAGGTCCTAG
- the rimO gene encoding 30S ribosomal protein S12 methylthiotransferase RimO produces MERQKVCLVSLGCPKNLVDAEVMLGHLPEDRFEIIVDESEADIIIVNTCSFIKEAKEESVETILEVADYKTNGHCRLLAVCGCLPQRYREELAEDLPEVDLFMGTGDAPRIVELLDAVEAGAQALQAVGEPEFLYDHTTPRVTSSPFYSTYVKIAEGCANLCSYCVIPQVRGTLRSRSIASVVDEVRTLAAAGVKEINLIAQDITAYGSDRDDGARIEDLLRELVKIEGLAWLRLLYAYPDGISDELLDLMASEEKICNYLDIPLQHIDDAVLAMMNRRVDEAGIRSLLDRIRRRIPDVTLRTSFIVGFPGETEGQFSRLHEFVKEGHFERVGVFRYSREEGTSAAELEEQVPERTKRTRYHKLMKAQNRISFRKNRDLVGRTEPVLVEGYSEETDLLLRGRSIRQAPDVDGQVYITAGQADVGEIVMLRITDSSDYDLIGEIVEPSSLPSAAQV; encoded by the coding sequence TTGGAAAGACAAAAGGTCTGCCTGGTCAGCCTTGGCTGCCCGAAAAACCTGGTCGATGCCGAGGTCATGCTCGGACACCTGCCCGAGGACCGCTTCGAGATCATCGTCGACGAGTCCGAGGCCGATATCATCATCGTCAACACCTGCTCCTTCATCAAGGAGGCCAAGGAGGAGTCGGTGGAGACCATCCTCGAGGTGGCCGACTACAAGACCAATGGGCACTGCCGCCTGCTGGCGGTGTGCGGCTGTCTCCCCCAGCGCTACCGGGAGGAGCTGGCCGAGGACCTTCCAGAGGTCGACCTGTTCATGGGGACCGGCGACGCTCCCCGCATCGTCGAGCTGCTAGATGCCGTGGAGGCGGGGGCGCAGGCCCTGCAGGCCGTGGGGGAGCCCGAGTTCCTCTACGATCACACCACCCCCCGGGTCACCTCGTCCCCCTTCTACTCGACCTACGTCAAGATCGCCGAGGGGTGCGCCAACCTCTGCTCTTACTGCGTCATTCCCCAGGTGCGCGGGACCCTGCGCTCGCGCAGCATCGCCTCGGTGGTCGACGAGGTGCGGACCCTCGCTGCGGCCGGGGTCAAGGAAATCAACCTCATCGCCCAGGACATCACCGCCTATGGCAGTGACCGGGACGACGGGGCCCGGATCGAGGATTTGCTGCGCGAGCTGGTCAAGATCGAGGGCCTGGCCTGGCTGCGCCTGCTCTACGCCTACCCTGACGGCATCAGCGACGAGCTTCTCGATCTGATGGCCTCGGAGGAGAAGATCTGCAACTATCTCGACATCCCCCTGCAGCACATCGACGACGCGGTCCTTGCCATGATGAATCGCCGCGTTGACGAGGCCGGCATCCGAAGCCTCCTTGATCGGATCCGCAGGCGCATCCCCGACGTCACCCTGCGCACCTCTTTTATCGTCGGCTTCCCCGGAGAAACCGAGGGGCAGTTCTCCCGGCTTCACGAGTTCGTCAAAGAGGGGCATTTCGAGCGCGTCGGGGTGTTTCGTTATTCCCGGGAAGAGGGGACCTCGGCGGCGGAGCTGGAGGAGCAGGTGCCGGAGCGGACCAAGCGCACCCGCTATCATAAGCTGATGAAGGCCCAGAACCGAATCTCCTTCCGCAAGAACCGCGACCTGGTCGGGCGCACTGAGCCGGTTCTGGTGGAGGGCTACAGCGAGGAGACCGATCTGCTGCTGCGCGGGCGCAGCATCCGCCAGGCTCCCGACGTGGACGGCCAGGTCTACATCACCGCCGGCCAGGCCGATGTCGGCGAGATCGTTATGCTGCGCATCACCGACTCCTCGGATTACGACCTCATCGGCGAGATCGTCGAGCCCTCCTCCCTGCCGAGCGCCGCGCAGGTCTGA
- a CDS encoding FAD:protein FMN transferase — protein MPFTRPLLILLLLSLVAFFALQRTPKTISETVSRSRILMGTVVEITALGADPGGLDEAVEAAFEEMARIERLMSSHLSGSEVARLSAAPEGLEVSAETSEVLELALTVFEESGGAFDPALGRLKALWSIESDHPRVPSREQVRTALATAGPGALQMEGRRVDKKSSETSVDLGGVAKGYAIDRAVDVLRRAGISSASVNAGGDLRLLGDKGGRPWKIGLQHPRRQGELLATLDLEGVAVVTSGDYERYFERDGIRYHHLFDPHSGYPASLCRSVTVVAPRADLADALATAAFVLGPERGLSLLEGRPGVEGLVVAADGSRSATSGLEGRLSWR, from the coding sequence TTGCCCTTCACCCGCCCCCTGCTCATCCTTCTCCTGCTGTCCCTGGTGGCCTTCTTCGCCCTCCAGCGGACCCCGAAGACCATTTCCGAAACGGTCAGCCGCAGCCGCATTCTCATGGGGACTGTGGTGGAGATCACCGCCCTCGGCGCCGATCCGGGAGGTCTCGACGAGGCGGTGGAGGCCGCCTTCGAAGAGATGGCCCGCATCGAGCGGCTTATGTCCTCCCACTTGTCCGGCAGCGAGGTCGCCCGGCTCTCGGCGGCCCCCGAGGGTCTCGAGGTTTCGGCGGAGACCTCCGAGGTCCTGGAACTGGCCCTGACGGTGTTCGAGGAGAGCGGGGGGGCCTTCGACCCGGCCCTCGGCCGTCTCAAGGCCCTGTGGAGCATCGAGTCGGACCACCCCCGGGTTCCGAGCAGGGAACAGGTTCGAACGGCCCTGGCTACCGCCGGGCCTGGAGCGCTGCAGATGGAGGGGCGCCGGGTAGACAAGAAAAGTTCAGAGACCAGCGTCGACCTGGGGGGGGTCGCCAAGGGATACGCCATCGACCGGGCCGTGGACGTCCTGCGCCGGGCGGGGATCTCCAGCGCATCGGTGAACGCCGGCGGCGACCTGCGCCTGCTGGGGGACAAGGGCGGCAGACCCTGGAAGATCGGCCTTCAGCATCCCCGGCGCCAGGGGGAACTGCTCGCCACCCTCGACCTGGAGGGGGTTGCCGTGGTCACCTCGGGGGACTACGAGCGGTATTTCGAGCGGGACGGAATCCGCTACCACCATCTGTTCGATCCGCACAGCGGCTACCCGGCCTCTCTCTGCCGGAGCGTGACCGTGGTCGCTCCGCGCGCGGACCTGGCCGACGCCCTGGCCACGGCCGCCTTCGTGCTCGGCCCCGAACGGGGGCTGAGTCTCCTGGAGGGGCGGCCGGGGGTCGAAGGGCTGGTCGTGGCCGCAGACGGCAGCCGCTCGGCGACCTCTGGGCTGGAGGGGAGGCTCTC